In bacterium, a single window of DNA contains:
- a CDS encoding radical SAM protein: MIFIPSYIKLYETGELQKRINLLTQKLQKCTLCPRECKVNRVQGELGFCKSTATLKVSSAHPHFGEEPELVGKYGSGTIFFTHCNLGCIFCQNYDISHLGYGEEITKEELVNQMLYLQKLGCHNINLVTPTHFVPLWVEALAIAIAKGLNIPIVYNCGGYENIETIKLLDGIVDIYMPDAKYADSEVSEKYSKAKNYPEIIKKVLVEMYCQVGDLQINDEGIATRGLLVRHLVLPYNLAGTQQIMEFIANKISKNTYVNIMAQYRPMYQAYDYPMLSRSITRQEYQSAIRIAKESGLSRGF, from the coding sequence ATGATCTTTATACCTTCTTATATCAAGTTATACGAAACTGGCGAATTACAAAAAAGGATTAACTTACTTACTCAAAAACTCCAGAAATGCACCCTGTGCCCACGAGAATGTAAGGTTAATCGGGTTCAGGGCGAACTGGGATTTTGCAAATCTACGGCTACCTTAAAAGTCTCAAGCGCTCATCCTCATTTTGGTGAAGAACCAGAATTAGTAGGAAAATATGGTTCTGGAACCATATTCTTTACCCATTGTAATTTGGGGTGTATTTTTTGCCAGAATTATGATATTAGTCATTTAGGATATGGGGAAGAGATAACTAAAGAAGAGCTGGTCAACCAGATGCTTTATTTACAAAAACTCGGCTGTCATAATATTAATCTTGTTACACCAACCCATTTTGTTCCTCTCTGGGTAGAGGCATTAGCCATAGCAATTGCAAAAGGATTGAATATCCCTATTGTCTATAATTGTGGTGGCTATGAGAATATTGAAACGATAAAATTATTAGATGGGATTGTAGATATTTATATGCCGGATGCTAAATACGCAGACTCAGAAGTCTCAGAAAAATATTCAAAGGCAAAGAATTACCCGGAGATAATAAAAAAGGTATTAGTTGAGATGTATTGTCAGGTAGGAGATTTGCAAATAAATGATGAAGGCATTGCTACCAGAGGTTTATTAGTTCGACATTTAGTCCTGCCTTATAATCTGGCTGGCACTCAACAAATAATGGAATTTATTGCTAACAAAATATCGAAAAATACCTATGTTAATATAATGGCACAATATCGGCCGATGTATCAAGCTTATGATTATCCAATGCTTTCAAGGAGTATTACACGGCAGGAATACCAGTCGGCGATAAGAATAGCTAAAGAATCAGGTTTATCACGAGGATTCTG
- a CDS encoding tetratricopeptide repeat protein, producing MKIKKKKKITRHDIKEDVLAMGIKRLIEYLRQNPAKLQTYAFVTLGTLVVGFILVWTFGGAIKGAEQQFAKAQTTYEKCTPLFKESYRQALNEYQKVMDKYGWSKWIRPAMFYKAVCLVQLEEYDQAKKLFEEFLKKYPKHLLASSALQELAQIYEEKKDFETAVKTYQQIIQKYPEEFNINYAWVSIGRCYQELGDLKKAKEAYGKVSSSSSWANEARFYYNKLK from the coding sequence ATGAAGATAAAGAAAAAGAAAAAAATCACAAGACATGACATCAAAGAAGATGTATTAGCGATGGGTATAAAACGGTTGATAGAGTATTTGCGTCAAAATCCAGCTAAATTACAAACTTATGCCTTTGTAACCTTAGGCACACTCGTTGTTGGGTTTATATTAGTCTGGACTTTTGGCGGGGCAATAAAAGGCGCTGAACAACAATTTGCTAAAGCACAAACAACCTATGAAAAATGCACACCTCTATTTAAAGAAAGCTATCGACAGGCACTCAACGAGTATCAGAAAGTGATGGATAAATATGGATGGAGTAAATGGATCAGGCCGGCAATGTTCTACAAAGCTGTCTGCTTGGTCCAATTAGAGGAATATGACCAGGCAAAAAAACTGTTTGAAGAATTCCTGAAAAAATACCCAAAACACTTACTGGCATCTTCTGCCTTGCAAGAATTAGCCCAAATTTATGAAGAAAAAAAGGATTTTGAGACTGCGGTTAAAACCTATCAACAAATTATCCAGAAATATCCTGAAGAATTCAATATTAATTATGCGTGGGTAAGTATAGGTAGATGTTATCAGGAATTAGGCGACCTGAAGAAGGCTAAAGAAGCCTACGGAAAGGTATCTTCTTCTTCAAGTTGGGCAAATGAGGCAAGGTTTTATTATAACAAGTTAAAATAA
- a CDS encoding zinc-dependent dehydrogenase: MTDPLRKEISITMRVAMYYSNSDIRIEQMQKPQIGPGELLIQVEASGICGSDVMEWYRINKVPLVLGHEIGGVIVELGEGVTQYRVGDRISASHHVPCYTCHYCLHGHHTVCETLRKTHFEPGGFAEYVRLPAINVDRGVYLLPDEISFEEATFIEPLACVLRGQKIAGMQPGNSILIMGSGMAGLLHIHLAQSCGAGIIIATDISDYRLTQATRFGANFTVSAKEDVPTRVKKINNGRLADIVIICTSATEAISQALQSVERGGTILFFAPFTTPLSLKDIFWRNEITLTSSYAGNRADHLTALELIRTRRVWVKEMITHRLPLDQIQLGFQLVAEAKESMKVIIEPQKICRT; encoded by the coding sequence ATGACTGACCCATTACGGAAGGAAATATCTATTACGATGCGAGTGGCAATGTATTACAGCAATAGTGATATAAGAATAGAACAGATGCAAAAACCACAAATTGGACCAGGAGAATTATTGATTCAGGTAGAGGCAAGTGGTATTTGCGGAAGTGATGTGATGGAATGGTATCGAATTAATAAGGTGCCTCTGGTTTTAGGACATGAAATTGGTGGTGTAATTGTTGAGCTCGGAGAGGGAGTAACACAATACAGAGTTGGAGACCGGATTTCTGCTTCCCATCATGTGCCGTGTTACACCTGCCATTACTGTTTGCATGGACATCATACGGTCTGCGAGACATTACGAAAAACCCATTTTGAGCCGGGTGGTTTTGCCGAATATGTCCGTCTGCCAGCAATTAATGTTGACCGGGGAGTATATTTATTACCTGATGAAATCTCTTTTGAAGAGGCAACCTTTATTGAGCCATTAGCATGTGTTTTAAGGGGACAAAAAATAGCAGGTATGCAACCAGGCAATAGTATTCTAATTATGGGTAGTGGGATGGCGGGATTACTGCATATCCATCTGGCACAATCTTGTGGTGCAGGAATAATAATTGCCACAGATATTAGTGACTATCGACTCACTCAAGCGACACGATTTGGAGCAAATTTTACGGTGTCGGCTAAAGAAGATGTCCCGACACGAGTTAAAAAAATAAATAATGGTCGATTGGCTGATATTGTGATAATATGCACCAGTGCCACTGAGGCTATTTCCCAGGCATTACAATCAGTTGAGCGGGGTGGAACTATACTATTTTTTGCTCCATTTACTACGCCTTTATCTCTTAAGGACATTTTCTGGCGTAATGAAATTACCCTTACCAGTTCCTACGCCGGGAATAGAGCAGACCATCTCACTGCACTTGAACTAATCAGGACCCGTCGAGTGTGGGTAAAAGAGATGATTACACATAGATTGCCATTAGACCAGATTCAACTTGGCTTTCAACTGGTCGCTGAAGCTAAAGAATCGATGAAGGTTATTATTGAACCACAAAAAATATGTCGCACATAG
- a CDS encoding nucleoside-diphosphate kinase, producing the protein MKQRTFFMLKPDGVKLEEQILARINPAAEIVAVKEFDKLPLKKIEQLYLEHQNKRFYPWLVAYLQDKPAKAFILEEKDGIKEDFFLLMDKIVGTTDPAKALKGTIRSLSPDSLEIAYSENRAVQNLVHRAENSISAQREMTIFFP; encoded by the coding sequence ATGAAACAAAGAACATTTTTTATGCTAAAGCCTGATGGTGTTAAATTAGAGGAGCAGATTTTAGCCAGGATTAACCCTGCAGCTGAGATTGTTGCGGTTAAAGAATTTGATAAATTACCACTAAAAAAGATTGAACAACTTTATCTTGAACATCAAAATAAAAGGTTTTATCCGTGGTTAGTGGCTTATCTTCAGGATAAACCGGCTAAGGCATTTATCTTAGAAGAAAAAGATGGCATTAAAGAAGACTTCTTTTTACTAATGGATAAAATTGTTGGAACTACTGACCCGGCAAAGGCATTAAAAGGCACAATACGAAGTCTGAGTCCAGATTCATTAGAGATTGCTTATAGCGAGAATCGTGCTGTCCAGAATTTAGTCCATCGGGCTGAAAATTCCATCAGTGCCCAAAGAGAAATGACTATCTTTTTCCCTTAA
- a CDS encoding nucleoside-diphosphate kinase, giving the protein MASERTLINIYLPALERSLTGDILSLIRFMPEGNSPLDIIAADVYTLTPDFAEDFCETLTLPETKEEKIIQDKFKQMLMSEESYDKRKYNKKRIFNLVIEGEDAISRISNLMGDIRQRNGTTILGRYGVFYKINTDIIIEFPASAPSNKEEADAQLDVMWRKYKSCGGPLKETIVYPDDIKDQVEQSLVVVKPNVFDTPNDPRLGNVVNAFSKTGMYIISAKIITPTTSDMEIFYTPHKHKPFFGELVDFMSNKRSLALLYEGVNVIQEIRKTALGVVRIAYTESIIENTVHTSENKQDFEREYAVINFENNQLG; this is encoded by the coding sequence ATGGCAAGTGAACGAACTTTAATTAATATCTATTTACCCGCACTTGAGCGGTCTTTAACAGGGGATATTCTCAGTCTAATTCGCTTTATGCCTGAGGGAAATTCTCCATTAGACATTATTGCGGCAGATGTTTATACACTGACCCCTGATTTTGCTGAGGATTTTTGCGAAACATTAACTTTGCCAGAAACAAAAGAAGAAAAAATTATCCAGGATAAATTCAAACAAATGCTTATGAGTGAAGAAAGTTATGATAAAAGGAAATATAATAAAAAAAGGATATTTAATTTAGTTATCGAGGGAGAAGATGCTATCAGTCGGATTAGTAATTTAATGGGTGACATAAGACAGAGGAATGGCACGACTATCTTAGGAAGATACGGCGTTTTTTATAAAATAAATACGGACATAATTATAGAATTTCCTGCTTCTGCACCTTCAAATAAAGAGGAAGCAGATGCCCAATTGGATGTGATGTGGCGTAAATATAAATCATGTGGAGGACCTTTAAAAGAGACTATTGTTTATCCTGATGATATAAAAGACCAGGTTGAACAAAGTTTAGTAGTCGTCAAGCCTAATGTATTTGATACCCCAAATGACCCAAGACTGGGCAATGTCGTCAATGCCTTTTCTAAGACAGGTATGTATATCATTTCTGCAAAGATTATTACCCCTACTACCTCTGATATGGAAATCTTTTATACCCCACATAAACATAAACCCTTCTTTGGTGAATTAGTAGATTTTATGAGCAATAAACGCTCGCTGGCTCTATTGTATGAAGGAGTAAATGTTATTCAGGAGATTCGTAAAACCGCATTAGGAGTTGTCCGTATAGCATATACAGAGTCCATAATTGAAAATACAGTTCATACCTCTGAAAATAAACAGGATTTTGAAAGGGAATATGCGGTAATTAATTTTGAAAATAATCAACTGGGGTAA